In the genome of Pirellulaceae bacterium, one region contains:
- a CDS encoding mandelate racemase/muconate lactonizing enzyme family protein: MPTNRRRFLLKNALAISTYGFLSSSSAQSIQAKPTTKLNEKQLAAIAAKPILQPDQFDRPIIIESLELLRNGSTFLTRVRAKDGSEGIAVANSSRLRELYPVFLRRVAPFFIDRDARRLETLQTEFYRHGSNYKLQGIGLWAPYAAAEMAILDLLGKSTQQSIGELLGGVKRTKIDVYRASGKRGNSPEEEVAYLKQLVRETGAKAIKFRLGGRMSNNADSLAGRSETLIPLVRETFGPDFTLYADSNSSYDVEHAIRIGRIMENYNYAFFEEPCPFDHIWETKQVADQLKIPIAGGEQEFSLRRFRWAIANQAIDVAQPDLHYFGGYLRVIRVARMANAVGMPCTVHMSGNGLGYIDVCHLASCIENPGPHQEFKGESKIPVHCETSSLQCEQGQVQVPSGPGYGISIDKNFVNAAKRVRV, encoded by the coding sequence ATGCCCACAAACCGCCGCAGGTTTCTCCTTAAAAACGCGTTGGCTATCAGCACCTACGGCTTTCTGAGTTCGTCATCAGCGCAATCCATTCAAGCTAAGCCAACAACAAAGCTCAATGAAAAGCAACTGGCAGCGATCGCCGCTAAGCCCATCCTACAGCCCGACCAATTCGACCGGCCGATTATCATCGAATCGCTGGAGTTACTTCGCAATGGGTCGACTTTTCTGACACGGGTTCGAGCCAAAGACGGCAGCGAGGGAATCGCAGTGGCGAACAGTTCTCGATTGCGTGAATTGTACCCTGTCTTCCTGCGTCGCGTCGCGCCGTTTTTTATCGACCGAGACGCGCGTCGATTAGAAACTCTTCAGACGGAATTCTATCGCCATGGCAGCAATTACAAACTACAAGGCATTGGCCTGTGGGCCCCCTACGCCGCAGCGGAAATGGCGATTCTCGACCTACTGGGAAAATCCACTCAGCAATCGATTGGCGAGCTGCTCGGAGGGGTCAAACGAACAAAAATCGATGTCTACCGCGCTAGCGGTAAACGAGGCAACTCTCCTGAAGAAGAAGTTGCCTATTTAAAACAACTCGTTCGAGAGACCGGCGCGAAGGCGATTAAATTCCGGCTTGGCGGACGAATGTCAAACAACGCGGACTCACTCGCCGGCAGAAGTGAAACACTAATTCCCCTCGTTCGAGAAACATTCGGGCCTGACTTCACGCTTTATGCCGACTCAAACAGTTCTTACGACGTGGAACACGCAATCCGAATCGGGCGGATCATGGAAAATTACAACTATGCTTTTTTCGAAGAACCGTGTCCGTTCGATCACATTTGGGAAACGAAACAGGTGGCGGATCAGCTGAAAATCCCGATCGCCGGCGGCGAACAGGAATTCAGCTTGCGACGATTTCGCTGGGCGATTGCCAACCAAGCAATCGATGTCGCACAACCAGACCTGCATTATTTTGGCGGCTATTTACGTGTCATCCGCGTCGCCCGCATGGCAAACGCCGTCGGCATGCCGTGCACGGTGCACATGTCTGGCAATGGCTTGGGCTACATCGACGTCTGCCACCTCGCCTCCTGCATCGAGAACCCCGGTCCGCACCAGGAGTTCAAGGGCGAAAGTAAAATCCCGGTTCATTGCGAAACCTCTTCCCTTCAATGCGAGCAAGGTCAAGTCCAAGTCCCATCGGGCCCAGGCTATGGCATCAGCATCGATAAAAACTTCGTCAACGCCGCCAAACGGGTGAGAGTCTAG
- the deoC gene encoding deoxyribose-phosphate aldolase, with product MEFSYPDMSKMIDHSLLNPTLTETQLEDGIRLALEYDVASVCIMPYAMHRCADLLVGSRVKGSTTIGFPHGGHTTAVKQKEAEQAIADGCQELDMVINVSKALSGDWDYVAKDIQAVIDLAHAAGQKVKVIFENASLQDEHKIRLCQICSELDADWVKTSTGYASGGATHEDLKLMREHSATHVQVKAAGGIRDFDALLAVRELGVTRVGATRTKQMLDECRRRLG from the coding sequence ATGGAATTCAGCTATCCCGATATGTCGAAGATGATCGATCATTCACTGCTCAACCCCACTTTGACGGAAACTCAGCTGGAGGACGGGATTCGATTGGCTTTAGAGTACGATGTGGCAAGTGTGTGCATCATGCCCTATGCGATGCATCGCTGTGCCGATTTGCTTGTGGGGAGTCGTGTCAAAGGTTCCACCACGATCGGTTTTCCACATGGTGGTCATACAACCGCGGTCAAACAGAAGGAAGCTGAGCAAGCGATCGCGGATGGATGTCAGGAATTGGATATGGTTATTAATGTGTCGAAAGCTTTGAGTGGTGACTGGGATTATGTGGCAAAGGACATTCAGGCAGTGATCGATCTGGCGCACGCAGCAGGGCAGAAAGTTAAAGTGATTTTTGAAAATGCGTCTCTGCAGGATGAACACAAGATACGACTTTGTCAGATTTGTTCTGAGTTAGATGCGGATTGGGTCAAAACGTCTACCGGCTACGCATCGGGGGGCGCAACACACGAGGATCTCAAGCTGATGCGCGAGCATTCCGCCACCCATGTTCAAGTCAAAGCCGCTGGCGGTATTCGTGATTTTGATGCGTTGCTCGCCGTTCGTGAACTTGGCGTCACACGTGTGGGGGCGACACGAACCAAGCAGATGCTTGACGAGTGTCGTCGAAGACTGGGCTAG
- a CDS encoding VanZ family protein: protein MFFLPFGFLGYFSFRRHSWICYTAIVTAGMTLSFTVEALQLTTIYRITSPTDVATNTIGTILGLLIANSVNFSIQQTPASLKLSLRENRMAFLFLVALVITVIGALAPFNFSLDAGIVGWKLNHFLRQPFQLSTNIRDELVVGFRFFLLGCSASLFFRSFDKRSYPWAGITFAIGWAIALECSQFIVTSRIPTF, encoded by the coding sequence ATTTTTTTTCTTCCTTTTGGATTCCTCGGCTATTTTTCGTTCCGTCGTCATTCTTGGATCTGCTACACGGCGATCGTGACCGCTGGCATGACGTTGAGTTTCACAGTAGAAGCTCTACAACTCACGACCATCTATCGCATCACATCCCCAACTGACGTGGCTACGAACACGATCGGAACGATCCTAGGTCTGTTGATCGCCAATTCGGTAAACTTCTCAATCCAACAAACCCCTGCTTCGTTGAAATTGAGCCTGCGTGAGAATCGGATGGCGTTTCTGTTTCTCGTCGCCCTGGTAATCACCGTGATTGGAGCTCTGGCTCCGTTCAATTTCAGCCTGGACGCTGGCATCGTGGGATGGAAGCTTAATCACTTTTTGCGTCAACCCTTTCAGTTAAGCACAAACATCCGCGACGAATTAGTCGTCGGCTTTCGCTTCTTCCTCTTGGGTTGCTCGGCCTCCCTCTTTTTCCGCTCTTTTGACAAGCGCTCCTATCCTTGGGCGGGAATTACCTTCGCGATCGGTTGGGCGATCGCACTTGAGTGTAGCCAATTCATCGTCACATCACGCATACCAACGTTTTAG